GCGAGTGCTCAGGCTGCGGTGGTGCGGGGTTGTCAACTCCTAGAAGATAACCCCCGCTTTAATGCTGGCACAGGTTCAGTGCTGCAATCCGATGGGCAGATTCGCATGAGTGCCTCGTTAATGAATGGTGGTGCCCAGCGCTTTAGTGGGGTGATCAACACCGCGCGGGTGAAAAATCCCATCGAATTGGCTGAGTTTTTGCAGGATAGTCCCGATCGCGTGCTCTCTGATTACGGCAGTGCTGAACTCCTGCGAGAACTCCAACTCCCGATCTACAATCCCCTGACGGATTTGCGACTCCAGGAATGGCTGGCCGAACGGCAACAGAATTTCAGTCGTACCATGGCGGGAGTAGTTGCTGAACCTGCGGGGACGGGCACGATTGGGGTGGTGGCGCTAGACAGTCAAGGTCAATTAGCTGCGGGTACCTCCACAGGGGGGAAGGGCTTTGAACGCATTGGCCGGGTAAGTGATTCGGCTATGCCTGCGGGGAACTATGCCACGGCTGAGGCGGCGGTGAGCTGTACGGGCATTGGTGAGGATATTATCGATGAATGTTTGGCCGCCCGGATTGTCGTCAGAGTCACCGATGGACTGTCCCTGGTAGCTGCCCTAGAGCGCTCCTTTCAAGAAGCCCAACTGCGCCAACGGGATTTCGGAGCCATCGCCCTCGATGCCACAGGGGCGATCGCCTGGGGGAAAACCAGCGAGGTACTCCTAGCCGCTTATCACACGGGTGTCGGCCCCCAGGACACCTTAGAGATGGCAGCTGGGATGCAGGTAAGTTGCGGGTAAGATCTGTAAAATCACCGAGTTGCTGCGATCGCTGGAGCGTTCAAAAATCATCCAGCGCGCACCGCAACAACCGCCGAGAGAGGGATTGCCCCAATCCTTCTCGTTGGGGATAGTAGCCCTCAAACTCCGGGTTCTGCCAGAGGTTTCGAGCACTTTGGGTTCTCGTCCAAATTTCCCGCTGTACCATGAAGCCGTACTTGCGGTTGGAGTAAATTGTCCACAGCTTATTGATGAGTTTTTAAATCCAGGCAGGGAAATTCATCAATCTGTTCAGCACTGAGAAAACCCAACCCCTGAGCCTCAGTACCCGCAATTTGTAACATCAGGCGTTGGGTCTCGCGGTCAGCTTCTTCCCAAGCTGCTTGAGCCAAGAAGGTTTTGAGCACACTGTAATCGGCTCGAGACGTGGTCAACAGCCAGTGATCGGCATCAGAGAAGAACTCTCGGTGATCATGCTCGGTGGTGCCAGAACCGTTCGGTTGATTTTGCTGTAAGCGTAGGGCATCTTCGATCAAGCTGAGTCGTGTCATTAACGCCTCTCGCCCCCGTTTCAGGTCAGAATTTTCCCGGCACAGGCAGTCGTTGGTGCGCCGAAGTAGACTCAGCTGTGTTTGCAAGTCCCGAATTTGCTCCGCTTGCTGCTGTGATGTCAGAGCATGATCAGGTAGCCCAGGATCTGGAGATGGATTCATGCTTTTGGTCGCAACTGATAAGACATCTGAGACATCCTCTAACCTTGGTTTAGCAGTGATACCAATGATTTGTCATCCCCCCTACCTAGGGGAGTTTAACTTCGCCAAAACCGAGAACGGATGTTGAACACAGCTAACCAACGGTTTTTTATTGCTTTACTGCTGCCCCCCGCCATTACAACGGTGGCTCAAGATCTCCAGCAGCAGGTTGCCCATCAGTATCGCAGTCGCGCTGCCCTGAGATCGCCCCCCCACATTACTCTGCACCCCCCCTTTGAATGGCCGCTGTCTCAGGTGGATAATTTGGTAGCCTCTATCCAGGAATTTGCCGCTATTGAGCGGCCTGTGCCCCTAGTGCTGGAGGGATTTGCTGCGTTTCCCCCCAGGGTGATCTACATTCACGTTGACCAAACCCCAGGATTACTAGCACTCCAGCAGGCACTGCAAGCACACCTGACCGCCCAGTTGGGGATCACGGATACAGTTGCTCCTCAGCGATCCTTTATCCCCCATGTGACCATAGCCTTTCGGGATTTGACCCCCACCTATTTCCAGGTTGCCTGGGCAGAGTTTCAGCAGCGATCGCTGCGTTTTGAGTTCCTGGCTGAGGAAGTAACCTTATTGAGACACACGGGGCATTGCTGGCAGATCTACCAAGCATTGCCACTGCTGGGCAAAGATATTAACTATTAATGCGATATATCCTGACAGGTTGCGATTTTTGGTAAATCTTTACCTAAAGATTTTCAATCTTAAATAAATCGAAGGAGTGAATCCATTGTTGACTTCAACCTTACTCGCTGTTACCCCTCCTACCCTGGAATGGACCCCCTTGGTGGGATTAGTAATGATTCTTTGTAATATCCTGGCGATCGCCATTGCTAAGGTGTCGATTCAGCAGCCGAATGCAGAACCGGCGATGCCTTCAGCTAACCTGTTTGGTGGCTTTGGATTACCGGCGGTGATTGGCACTACCTGTTTTGGGCATATTTTGGGTGCTGGTACTATCTTAGGCTTGTCAAGCCTCGGTGTGCTGTAGCACCCGAGAGGGAAGCAGCCTCACGGTTATGTAGGCAGTGTAAAGTCCGGGATATTGATCCCGGACTTTTTCATCAGTGGAATCCGTTGATGTTCAGACTCAATAGCCGGATGGTTGAGCAATCACAACAACCACAGGGAAATACTGTCCTGTTTGGATTGACTGTCCAGGGTTTTGAGGCGCTTGAGTTCCTCGGCATGTTTTTGCTCTTGGGCTCGGAGGCGAGCAACCTGCACAATCTCCTGCATCACTTGGGGTTGCTTGACACACACAATGTAGGCGGCTTCTGCCAATTGCTCTTTGGTGATCTGTGCCTCAGAACACAGCCAACGGAGCGGGTGATCAACGGAATCGAGGGGGGCAAGTGCGGGTTGCCCAACCGCAGCCAGAGGGCTGGACGGAGCGATCGCTGGAGCGATATCCGTGGGGGTGATCGGGGCAGGCGGATCAAGATGCACGTCAACCAGCGACGCATCACGGGGGGGAACCGAGCTTCTAGTACGGTTTTTTAACCTATCGAGTGCGTCTCCAGCCATGTTGACCTCAGTAACTTCACAATTTGCTCAAAGGGATATTCTAATTGGGGATGCCCCAGGGTGGTGAGGGTGATCCCCAGATCGATGGCTTTCTTATACTGTTCCGATTCCAGAATCGAAGGTAGCAGGGGGATCGCTCCCGCTATATCTTGCATCACCTCAATACTACGGCGACTCTGATTGGTTTGAGTCCGTCCCAACCAGCGATCGCGAAAGGGTAACACCCCCAGAATCTGTCCGGTGAAGGCATCCACCGCTGTTAATTCTTGAATCAGTTCGAGGGTTCGCATCAGGGAGTTGACCCCTTTACTGGATGCCTCCGAGGGAATCACTACCACATCCGCAGCCCCCACCGCCGTCAGACTGATCTGCGATCGCTCGGGGGGGCGCATCCACAAGACAGACCTCAAACAGATCCGCCACCTCCTTCAGACGCTTTTTCAGGGTCACCGCTCCCATGCCACTGCTGGACAGAAATTCTTGAATCCCATCCAGGGCATCATCGGAGGGGATCAACCAGATCTGCGGCTCGACTTCATAAATGCCATCTTCAACCTTGACCTGGCGCTTTAACACCTCGAGTAAGGTGGGCTGTTGCGGCTGCACTTCATAGCCCAAATAGAACGTCAGGCTCGATTGGGGGTCGGCATCCACCATCAGCACCCGATATCCCAATTGCGCCAGATATCTGCCCAGCAAGAGGGTCGTCGTCGTTTTCCCTTGTCCGCCCGACAGAGACGTGCAGGTGATGGTTAACAAAGTCCTCCCCCATTAAATTGCAGCAGCAGTAACTCCAAGGTTTTCCCAGGTCTTGTACAACGGTTATGGCTCAGTGTAGAGGCAAACCCCAAGGGGGACAGGAGCCCTTGATCAATCTTAAAGTAGACAATAGGAGCAGTAAAAATTTCTGCACCCTCCGATTTGGCAATTTCTGTCTTTTTCCTTGGTCATGATCCATTCCCCATGAATTCCGACGACGCTGCTGAAGATTTACGACGGGTACAAACGCAATACCAGGCAGGGAAAGCCACCTTTGAGCGCGGAGATTACCGGCAATCGGTTCAACATTTAGAGAAAGCCGTTGCCCTGCTCGCCCGCAACTCCCGATTGGGGGGGGAAGTTCAAATTTGGTTGGTGACGGCCTACGAAGCCACTGGGCAAAGAGCCGAAGCGATCGCCCTCTGTCGGCAGTTAACCCGTCATCCCCACTGGGAAACCCGCAAACAGAGTCGTCGCCTGCTCTATATCTTGGAAGCGCCCCAGCTGGTGCGGCGACCGGAATGGTTAACCAAAATTCCCGACCTCAGCCGACTTGCGGACAATGAAGCTCCGGCTTTCTATGCTCAAGTCCCCGCCAAAAAACGCCCGACTAAACCTCAGCGTCCCCCGATGTTGCCGGAGCCGGTGGATCTGAGTCAGGTCAACACCCAGGATAATCAGTTCCTCTGGGTGGCGCTTGGCAGTGCCATGGTGATGCTGGTCGGGCTGCTGTGGCTGAGCTGAATCCACCTCCCCCGATGGCAGTCCCTGGCTCCAACCCAAAGGTCACGGGTGCTAAGGTGGAGAAGCAATTTTTCAACCTATCGATGCAACGGTGAAGGCGTTCAATCAGCAAGAAACGACGTCCCATGTAGGGGAGCTGGTAGAGTCCCTCGACGCTACTCAAACTCGCAAAGCCGATCACCTGCGGATTTGTCTCGGGGACACCGTCCAGTGTCGAGAGGTGACCACTGGTCTAGAGCGCTATCGGTTCACCCATTGTTGCCTGCCGGAGCTAGACTACAACGACATCCGGGTACAGACCACCTTCTTGGGCAAATCCCTCGGCGCACCGCTACTGATTTCCTCCATGACGGGGGGTAACAGAACTGGCTCGGGAGATTAACTATCGTCTAGCAGCGGTAGCTCAGCGGTATCAAATTCCCATGGGGGTAGGCTCCCAGCGAGTTGCCGTGGAAAATCCTCAGTTGTCACCAACCTTCGAGGTGCGATCGCTGGCTCCCGACATTCCCCTGTTTGCCAACCTCGGGGCAGTGCAACTGAACTATCGCTATGGGTTAGAAGAGTGCCTGCGGGTCGTGGATCTGCTGGCAGCCGATGCCCTGATTTTGCACTTGAATCCCCTTCAGGAGTGTGTACAAACCCAAGGAGATACCAATTTCCGTGGGTTGTTGGCGACCATTGCCACCCTCTGCCAAAAATTACCCGTACCTGTGATTGTTAAAGAGGTCGGGAATGGTATTTCCGCCTCGTTGGCGGCTCAGTTGATCGCGGCGGGTGTAGCCGCCATTGATGTCGCTGGGGCGGGGGGTACCTCTTGGGCCAAGGTTGAAAGTGAGCGGGCCACTGACCCTATCCAGCAGCGGCTGGGAATTACCTTCGCCGATTGGGGTCTACCAACCGCTGAGTGCATTACCACGATTCGGGCGATCTCCTCAGAAATTCCCCTGATCGCCTCCGGTGGGCTGCGGAATGGGCTGGACGCAGCCAAGACCATCGCCCTGGGTGCAGATTTAGCAGGCTTGGCCTGGCCCTTTCTCAGAGCCGCCCATGACTCAGAAGCAGCCCTGGACACCCTGGTACAGGTATTAATTGCCGAGTTAAAGACCGTGTTGTTTTGTACAGGCAGTGCTTGCCTTGACGATCTCCGTCGCCCTGGCATTCTTCAATCCGTGCCATAGGATCACCCTGCCCCTGAGGGATAGTCTTCGACCCTCAGAGAGTTCTAAACAAAACTATGATTGGCTGGCGCGGAGGTGTTCCTGTTCCCAAGTGCGATCGCAGGTGATTTGTACCGTTGAGAGATCGGACAGCGATCACCCTGGGGTTGCCCATCTGGGACAATTGACAGTGCTGGATTGACTCCCTCATGGGACGTAGAGATCCTTTGGGTGAAGTGTCCCCCGGAAAACGGCGATTGATCATCGCTCAGGCGATGATGAAGTATCCTGCTATTTCTCGCTGCTGGCATGAGTGCTCAACCAGATCGTCCCCTGCAATTGCAAATCCACGCTGGTAGCCATCAGGCGCAACTCTTGGAGGGCTTGGCAGTCTGGCGAGATCTGGGGCTATTGCCTGAAGCTGATCTCAACTTGGCGGTGGCATTATCGGCAACCCATCCAGAATTGCTGGCAGGTCTGGCCGCCTGGGTGAAACTGGGACTGCTCTCAGAACAGCAACTGCGGCGGTTGTGTCGGGAGCACCTCACCTGTGCAGTGCCTGTGCCAGCGCTTCCGACTCCAGCGGTGGCTTTACAACCCCAACAGGAGTTTGCCCCCACCCAACCATCGGCAACGGATTTTGCCCCTGCAGCTGCGGCGACCCAACCAACGCGATCTCCTGCTTCCAACTTCTTGAGTATCCTGTTCCAGCGGTTGGGGGCAGAGCTGAGTGTGGTATGGCTGTTGCTGCTGGGGGTCTTCCTGGTGGTACTGTCCTCAGGAGTATTGGCGGCGAGTCAGTGGCAACGCTTCTCAGCACCGGGGCAATACCTGGTGCTGTTGGTCTATACCTTCGGGTTTTGGGGTGCGAGTCTTTGGGCAGGACGCCAGCAAAATTTACATTTGACGACCCAGACGTTGCGCCTTGTAGGGCTGTTACTGATCCCCGTCAACTTTTGGGCGATCGACAGTCTGAGGGTGTGGAGTCATCCCCTGGGTTGGTTGATCAGTGCGGTTGCCGCCATCGCCCTGAGTTGGGTTTTCAACCGAGGCTTAGAGACGGTCACCAAGTCGATGCGGTGGGTGAGCATGGGCAGCAATTTTCTCCACTGGGGCTGGGGGGTGACAGGTCTGCCGATTGTCGCGGTTTATCTCGCAACCCTGGCGGCGATCGCCGTGATCCTGCATCAGGGAAGGCAGCGATCTCAGCCCCTGATGCCCTTAGCCATTGGTATTGTCCTCTATGGCTGGGTGATCCTGCTGCTGCGAGCCATGGCGATCGCAACGACAGCCTGGAGACCTGAATTAGGGTTGGCCATTGCCACATTAGGGTGGCTGCTGGGTTGGTTGGCCGCCCAACAACAGTCTCGGCAGCGGCAGAAGCCAGCTGGTAGTTCACTGCCCCCAGATCCTCTCTTCCTCAGTGCCAGCGGTTTTCGTTGGCTGGGGGGTCGGCTTGCTCTATCTGGGGTGGGTTCTTTGTGCTCCAGAACTGCCCTGGCAGGCGATCGCCGTCGGTGGATTGGGAATCTGGTTTTTAGCACTGGGGATCTCCCTGGTTGGCCCCTTAAGTCCCCCGAGGGATCAGCAACAACGGGGATTCCGGTTAGAACTCGCGGGGATGTTCTTCATTGGGGCCGTGATGGTGTTTCCCCTCTGGCAGGGGCTTCCCACCGCGTTGCGGCAGCAGGTGTTCACCACGCTGGCACACCTGACGTTGGCCAGCGATACCCCCGACCGCGTTGCTGAGTCTGGGCTGGTTTCCCTACCTCTTAGGAGTGCTGGGGTTTGGGGAATGGCTTCATCGCCAGCGACAATCGGGGATGGCAAATTTCACCCAGCGACTGGCCCTGGTCATTGGTGTGATCCTCACCCTGATCAGTCTGGTAAATCCGACCCTGCGGATGGTAAACCTAGTGCTTTCGACCATCACTTTGGCAGTGGTGACTCAAACCCGCAATCGCTCTCAGCAGTCTGGACTGGTTTATCTCACCCATGCCACTGGGTTGGCAGCACTGATCAGTGTGATCCGCTGGGGATGGCCAGATCTGGGGCTGCAAACCTGGTGTGGTCTGTTGGTGTTGATCCTGCTCCTGGAGTGGGTCGGGAGTCTCGGGGGGGCAATGACTCGGCGGTGGCTGACCGCTGCCACGGCTCCCCCTAGCAGCGCAGAAACCCTGTGGCAGCGCAGTGGCTGGCACTTTGGTCTTGTCCTGGCAGTGCCAAGCTTCTATGGTCTGTTCTTTAGTCAGTTTGACCCCAATAGCGATCTCGGCGGTGGCTTACTTTGGTTTCTAGTGCCGCTGGGTTTGACCCTGGTAGGCCGCTACACCAATGTTCCAGGGCGACGGAACTTTACCCTCTGGCTCAGTCTGATGTCATTGGTGGTTGCTCAGAGTTTGACCCTATGGGTACCCGGAGAACGGCTGCTGGGGGTCGGGGTCGCTACCCTGGTGATGCTGGTCAACACCCGCTGCTTACAACGCATTGCTGCCGCGGTGGTGACGGTGGGGTTTGGCTTGAGTGTCCTCCTTCTCTTCCTCCTGGAAGCTCCCCCCCGGTTGCCCGTCCTGAAATTTACCGATTGGTTGCTCACAGGGGCGATCACTGTTACGGGGCTGTGGCTGCTCCATACCTGGTTACGCCGCCGCAGTCCGACTCAACCCCTTGCTCGCCTCTATGTTCCGGCGGTAGATGGCTGGGCGATCGCCCTCTGGGGATTGACCTGGGTCGGTCTCCTGCTCCATACAGCCTTGGCCTATACC
The Neosynechococcus sphagnicola sy1 DNA segment above includes these coding regions:
- the fni gene encoding type 2 isopentenyl-diphosphate Delta-isomerase, whose translation is MPMGVGSQRVAVENPQLSPTFEVRSLAPDIPLFANLGAVQLNYRYGLEECLRVVDLLAADALILHLNPLQECVQTQGDTNFRGLLATIATLCQKLPVPVIVKEVGNGISASLAAQLIAAGVAAIDVAGAGGTSWAKVESERATDPIQQRLGITFADWGLPTAECITTIRAISSEIPLIASGGLRNGLDAAKTIALGADLAGLAWPFLRAAHDSEAALDTLVQVLIAELKTVLFCTGSACLDDLRRPGILQSVP
- the psaK gene encoding photosystem I reaction center subunit PsaK, with the translated sequence MTSTLLAVTPPTLEWTPLVGLVMILCNILAIAIAKVSIQQPNAEPAMPSANLFGGFGLPAVIGTTCFGHILGAGTILGLSSLGVL
- a CDS encoding ParA family protein, producing the protein MWMRPPERSQISLTAVGAADVVVIPSEASSKGVNSLMRTLELIQELTAVDAFTGQILGVLPFRDRWLGRTQTNQSRRSIEVMQDIAGAIPLLPSILESEQYKKAIDLGITLTTLGHPQLEYPFEQIVKLLRSTWLETHSIG
- a CDS encoding 2'-5' RNA ligase family protein is translated as MLNTANQRFFIALLLPPAITTVAQDLQQQVAHQYRSRAALRSPPHITLHPPFEWPLSQVDNLVASIQEFAAIERPVPLVLEGFAAFPPRVIYIHVDQTPGLLALQQALQAHLTAQLGITDTVAPQRSFIPHVTIAFRDLTPTYFQVAWAEFQQRSLRFEFLAEEVTLLRHTGHCWQIYQALPLLGKDINY
- a CDS encoding ParA family protein, producing MLGRYLAQLGYRVLMVDADPQSSLTFYLGYEVQPQQPTLLEVLKRQVKVEDGIYEVEPQIWLIPSDDALDGIQEFLSSSGMGAVTLKKRLKEVADLFEVCLVDAPPRAIADQSDGGGGCGCGSDSLGGIQ
- a CDS encoding isoaspartyl peptidase/L-asparaginase — protein: MSFKQVQPKLIIHGGAGSSLQGKGGVEAVRQSLFEILEAVYALLATGASAQAAVVRGCQLLEDNPRFNAGTGSVLQSDGQIRMSASLMNGGAQRFSGVINTARVKNPIELAEFLQDSPDRVLSDYGSAELLRELQLPIYNPLTDLRLQEWLAERQQNFSRTMAGVVAEPAGTGTIGVVALDSQGQLAAGTSTGGKGFERIGRVSDSAMPAGNYATAEAAVSCTGIGEDIIDECLAARIVVRVTDGLSLVAALERSFQEAQLRQRDFGAIALDATGAIAWGKTSEVLLAAYHTGVGPQDTLEMAAGMQVSCG
- a CDS encoding GUN4 domain-containing protein, coding for MNPSPDPGLPDHALTSQQQAEQIRDLQTQLSLLRRTNDCLCRENSDLKRGREALMTRLSLIEDALRLQQNQPNGSGTTEHDHREFFSDADHWLLTTSRADYSVLKTFLAQAAWEEADRETQRLMLQIAGTEAQGLGFLSAEQIDEFPCLDLKTHQ
- a CDS encoding bacterial transcriptional activator domain-containing protein → MNSDDAAEDLRRVQTQYQAGKATFERGDYRQSVQHLEKAVALLARNSRLGGEVQIWLVTAYEATGQRAEAIALCRQLTRHPHWETRKQSRRLLYILEAPQLVRRPEWLTKIPDLSRLADNEAPAFYAQVPAKKRPTKPQRPPMLPEPVDLSQVNTQDNQFLWVALGSAMVMLVGLLWLS